One region of Spiroplasma endosymbiont of Asaphidion curtum genomic DNA includes:
- a CDS encoding transposase family protein translates to MKFDKFNFINDKELLRLTGIKQSTFNKMLNILKEAELKKFKRGGKNNKLSLENRLLMTLSYWREYRTYFHLGKSFDISEASCYRNIK, encoded by the coding sequence ATGAAATTTGATAAATTTAATTTTATTAATGATAAAGAATTATTACGATTAACTGGAATAAAGCAAAGTACTTTTAATAAAATGTTAAATATTTTAAAAGAAGCTGAGTTAAAAAAGTTTAAAAGAGGTGGTAAAAATAATAAATTATCATTAGAAAATAGATTATTGATGACTTTATCATATTGACGAGAATATCGTACTTATTTTCATCTTGGTAAAAGTTTTGATATTAGTGAAGCTAGTTGTTATCGAAATATCAAGTAA